In Zingiber officinale cultivar Zhangliang chromosome 3B, Zo_v1.1, whole genome shotgun sequence, a single window of DNA contains:
- the LOC122054883 gene encoding uncharacterized protein LOC122054883 codes for MLCVIRTTPKEGTGATPFHLVYGSEAVIPVELKVESDRIQHYNENNAERRLLELDLVDEARAKAVGQLMAYRKRMKQSYNRRVIPRSFQVGDLVWKKVKSVGDISKMEATWDRPLKVMEKLRSSAYYLEDEDGRGLERPWSVNHLQPYRAG; via the coding sequence ATGTTGTGTGTGATCCGTACGACTCCCAAAGAAGGGACCGGGGCGACTCCTTTCCACCTAGTGTATGGCAGTGAAGCAGTCATCCCTGTCGAACTCAAAGTCGAATCCGATCGGATACAACACTACAACGagaacaacgccgagcggaggcttcTGGAGCTAGACTTAGTGGACGAAGCTCGCGCAAAAGCCGTCGGCCAGCTGATGGCATACCGAAAGAGGATGAAGCAAAgctacaatcggagggtgatcccgaggtcgttCCAGGTAGGTGACCtggtatggaagaaagtgaagtcggtcggcgacatCAGCAAGATGGAGGCCACATGGGACAGACCCTTAAAGGTCATGGAGAAGCTCCGGTCGagcgcctactacttggaggatgaggacggacgagGACTAGAGCGGCCGTGGAGCGTGAACCATCTGCAACCTTACCGAGCCGGGTGA